From a single Candoia aspera isolate rCanAsp1 chromosome 2, rCanAsp1.hap2, whole genome shotgun sequence genomic region:
- the LOC134488915 gene encoding regulator of G-protein signaling 4-like isoform X2, which translates to MACEDYRKLRGCDKLQDSAKKIYDQYITIQAPKEVNLDSQTRDVTNRNILLPTRSCFDQAQKRIFGLMEKDSYPRFLRSLVYQDVAQPDGQQPNGPL; encoded by the exons ATGGCATGTGAAGATTATCGAAAGCTCCGGGGGTGTGACAAACTCCAAGATAGTGCAAAAAAAATTTATGACCAATATATCACCATCCAAGCTCCAAAAGAG GTGAACCTGGATTCCCAAACCAGAGATGTCACCAATCGGAACATTTTGCTGCCCACCCGGTCTTGCTTCGACCAGGCCCAGAAGAGGATCTTTGGGCTGATGGAGAAAGACTCCTATCCTAGATTCCTCCGTTCTCTTGTCTATCAAGATGTGGCACAGCCTGATGGACAGCAGCCGAATGGCCCCTTGTAA
- the LST1 gene encoding leukocyte-specific transcript 1 protein — translation MNSLFGDKICNNGCTFPQWAILVAAGVVFLMLLAIVVLSICLCRVCKRVKKLKLSEGMSENTFEADVHYAELQNLPDSSRGQCDGGTSPDTQAVQNSDYATVAVLKEVPSQENVVSDQPKEDSGVKDGEGEDHISVEAE, via the exons GATGTACTTTTCCACAATGGGCAATACTTGTGGCAGCTGGTGTTGTCTTCTTGATGCTGTTGGCAATTGTTGTCCTCTCCATATGCCTGTGCCGGGTCTGTAAAAGAG TGAAGAAGCTAAAACTGTCAGAG GGTATGTCAGAAAACACCTTTGAAGCTGACGTGCATTATGCTGAATTACAGAACCTTCCGGACTCCAGCAGGGGACAATGCGATGGGGGAACCAGCCCAGACACGCAGGCCGTTCAGAACAGTGACTATGCAACAGTGGCTGTGCTGAAGGAAGTTCCCAGCCAGGAAAATGTTGTCAGTGACCAGCCAAAAGAGGACAGTGGGGTGaaggatggggagggggaggaccaTATATCTGTAGAAGCAGAATGA